The sequence below is a genomic window from Gossypium hirsutum isolate 1008001.06 chromosome A11, Gossypium_hirsutum_v2.1, whole genome shotgun sequence.
aattaaaaagaaaaatttagaaaagaaaaactaaactaaaagcaaaaattaaattgcaataaaagtaaaaattgctaaagtaataaaaatcaagcgtTCTTAATATCTTAGTCCTaaacaacggcgccaaaaacttgatggtcgttAAACTAACTAacaaaattcgactaaggcaagcgcacctatcgaatagtagtatagttatggtgagaccgggaatatcgtatccaggaggactaaaagtactagtaattactatctttttattatctaacttaagaattaaaggatttttttaaactaaaactaattatctaattaactaagattacgacagagattaaAATTGGGAAGTACTTTttagaaaaccgatggagaagacaataccaaaggaagaatccacctaaacttcacttattacttctgaattagacgatttattcacttgacttaattcgTAGAAATCCTTAGTTCatgttattatctctctcgagactaaaaacaactgactctaggttgattaattgaaatctctttccaattaaaacccctatcatcacattaactcgatctatggattcccttattagatttgactctaatccggaaaatttatgtcgtcctatctctaggattgcataaaactccacttaattataaatgatctactcttaaatagggactttttctccactgaataagcacatcaaaaacttgaattaatatcctggaatattaaaggaagaattagaactcacaattaagaataagaacaattatttatcatataattcaaatggTAATAAGATCCGtcctaggtttcatctcccttaggtatttacagagtttagttcataataatggaaaacatctcaagattgggaaaataacaaaacataaagaacccaaaaaacttctaaggaaattgaatggagatcttcagtcttgaagtagatctTGCTTCTGAGCTGATTCTGATGGCTTTCCTTGAGTATTTTCTGTCTTCTACCCTGCGTGtcccctttaatcctcttctagggtgtttatatagactttggaatgcctaaaatagcctaaaattacctttttttgaatagaattagactttggctcgacagggacatggccgtgtgccacgcctgtgtgcaggtgctcaggccgtgtgcaattctgacttagtttaatgtcgacacggccatgacacacgggcgtgtggcctacccgtgtgtcacacaagggcgtgtggcctgtccgtgtgtcacacacgggcgtgtggtttactCGAGTTAaaatgcctaggccgtgtgaaacactgaattaggcCCAATTTGTTCGGTTTTGGCCCATTTCATGCTATTTTTTCTAttctaagctctcctgagtataaaacatgaaattaaaggattaagagcatcaaattcactaaatcttatgctaaatcatccaaaaatatgccaagcatgggataaaaatatgtatatattatggtttatcagtaaTGGAAATTATTGTAGATGAAATAAGTCAACCAtatgttttgaagaagaaaaattgtGTTTggaaagagagaaaatgagagaaaaaatggCAGCCGACAGTGGAGGGAAAAAAACAATGATTTTAAGTTGAAAGTGTAGTGTCGGTTTACAAAAATTACACAAAAGCATGATTATAATCATGGTAATAGAAATTCTTGTAGATGAAATGAGCTAACCATAtgtttagaagaaaaaaaacagtgtttggcaagagagaaaatgaaagaaaaaaatggtaacCGACATTGGGGGGGGAAACAATGATTTTAAGCTGAAAGTGTGGTGTGGGTTTACAAAAATTACACAAAAACATGATTATAATCATGGTAATGGAAATTCTTGTAGATGAAATGAGCCAACCAtgtgttttgaagaaaaaaaagtggtgtttggcaagagagaaaatgagagaaaaaattttgttaaatagatGATATTATCTATGACGTCTTGCGCTTATGTGACATGCCACATGGGCTATTATGTTGACCTACGGTTTGAATAACGATCAACTCTCATTGACTGTTAAAACTTGGCTGATTTCTTAAAAAATCGCAATGTTGAGGGTGtcaatcaaaaaaaaaatcaatggcaTAAAATCAAAAGCCCCAAAACGTTGAGggttttttttgcaattatgccaatttttttataaacgtTAGAAAATTTGATATTGGTATATTGTTGATAGATTTAGTATGATGTTAAAATTTTTGGTATGTCTTTTTTTTTCCGAGCGTATAGCAGAACCTCTTGAAATATATGACAAAGAGCTACCCTCTATTTGGTATACAAAAACCTCCCACAACTCAATCTCAtcttgaaaacaaaacaaaacaagtatattttattgttgtttctTGTTGTTATTGTGTGTGATTGTGTAtcttttttttggtattttaagtTTTATCATGTTTTCAGACGTCTTTGTACTTTGTTCAtcaattcagggtgttacagtgtttggaattatataaatttaataaccTTTAATGTATTGTTGCATAACAATAGGAGCCATAGGTAGTTTTCTATATATTTTCTCTTtcaatcaattaaaaagaaaaaaatacaacacTGAAAAAGGAAGAGAGtgaataaaaaggatttaaaCATATCTTTAACATTAAAAAGGTAATTTAGAAATAAAGTATGATGGAAATGGCCTCAGGTAGAGTCAAATCTCTGTTGCTCTGCGAGTTTTCctctatgttttaattaaatgccATAAAAGATTCAAAAGTTatgaaataacaacaaaataagaattttaaaaatgtggGATGCGAAGATAAGAGCTTAAGATGCTTTACATGCATTACACTTCTCAACTGTACAAAGGTAATGTTATACAACTTATTATCTTCTTTCATGAATTTATGATTATGAGAGATTGTAAATGAAGTCAAGAAACTTGTTAGAAAAAAATGTTACAccttcaaaagtttttttttttacaaatatataccCATTTTAACATACGGGAAAAAAATGATGATTGTCTCTAGCCAGCATAACCAACTGTTCTTAACAGGAAACCCACTCAATATTCTGAATTGATTCCAAAGATTCGAACCTTATGCATGTTGGGGAACTTGGCAACAACAAGCACAACCACTGCAATTGTGTTGAAAAAGAGCATAGGATGTTGGTAGTCGGTTGTATGTGAGGCTATCAAGTACCtgtcaagaaaagaaagaacaatGTCCATACACATAAATACAAATTTACAATACAGAATAATTGGATAAAATGTGATGATCATATAAACATGCTTACAATATAACAGGTACAACAGTTAGAAATTTTCTATTGGGTGTAAGTTGTTTTCCATTGTCTATCTGCTCCCACCAAGTCAACCCATTGTACACCCCTTGATCTTCAGCAAATGGGGTTCCTTTCTTCCAATGAAAGAAATGGCATGTGATCTGAAAATATGATCAATCTCATAATTTTGGTTTAGATACTAGTTAAGCAGATTTGTCATGCgctataaataaattcaaaagcTGGATGAGTTAACACACAGGAGGGAGGGGGTATTTATAGGCATAGAAAGAAACCTAATTCAAAATTGAATACaataagagaataaaaaaaagaaagaataaagagGAATGGTACTAGGAAATGAGAGAGGTTGATGATGGTCCAAGCCATGCCAGGAGAACAACCGAAGATGGATTGAACAAGGAGCCAAGCGAAGAAAAGGATTAGAATATAAATAGTCCACACTCCAGGGTACATAAACCAATCCGTGTTACGATTCAGATTCACTGGTGACTCCGCGTTCACATACAAACTCGCCATTTATTTTAAATAGCCACAAATCCCAACCAGCAcccttttctttattctttaatttgaccgatttcctttaaaaatatatagtatATTCAAAAGACCTGACTTCTTTaattattatcatttaatttatctTTAAACCTAAAATGCAAAACCCCAAGGACCACCCCACAAAAGTGGTTTCTTTATCTTAAAAAGGAAGATGATCATGAataatgtcaaaaaaaaaaagatttttcgGTTAATTTTTACGAAAAGAAGCCAAAAAAGCTGATTTATGCCATGAACCTTTCTCTTTTTTGAAAACTTCATACGTCAAAAGCTCATTTGCTTTGTTTAGTTTTTCATCTAACACCCTTATATTTTCTTTCTCACAATACACATATTTCTATAGCTTGGCATTTTAAATTCCTTTTTTAAGATTTACTTTTGATGTATAATTAATTACTATATTTGTTGCTTTTAAAAATGGCTTTATTTAAAGACTCATCCTTTTTCACGGTCTTTCTCTTGTTTTAAAAATGCTAATAGCATTTGAATCTCATGCATCAAATTTATGTCCATTACTACATTCTAAAAATCATTATGGATGCAGAGTCATGTGATATGAGCcgaaggaataaagaaataaaaatcaagCCAGGGTAATGACTTTTTAATGCATTCTACCAAGAAACCATTGCCCTTCACTTCATTTTAACAACTAGGGATAGATGATAAAGTTATGAACGGAAAGAAAGAGATTTGGAAGAGACTAACATTGTGAGTTCAACCAAATGTTAAAGCTAAATGCTTTATTGTGCTTGTAAATGACACATGTACGCAACTTCTTGTGCACAATAATACATCATGTTACAATGTCAAGAGTTGTTTATTAGAAGCCTCATTTCTTGAGCTACTTCATCATCATATCCTACCCAACCAAGCTTCACTATAACATCCCTTACCCTGATTAAATTGATAACCCAAGTAACGAGTATCACATTTGACACTGAGAGACATAATTATCCAAGTTACTATTGTCACTTCATTTCATACTTATTGAACCCAATTTAGGCTTCTCGGGTCATTTTCGAACATCCCTTACGTTTTGGTTTGATTCAGAACCTTTCTTAATCAAAACAAGGGAAATTTCTAGGTGCAGGCATGTATATCTCGAGACATTGCCCAAGAATTGTAGAAATTTAGGTTTGAAGTTTGTCTGTTTTGAGACAACAGCCCTCTGAAgcaaaaattagccatggaattTTATAAGTCTCGAGACTTGGGATAAAGAACTTATAAATCAAGTTGTAAACACTTcctaaacataccaattcaaatcatattcattcaaaaacatccatCGACCATTTTAAGCCATAtaattgataaaccataatatatacatatttttatcctatgcttggcatatttttggatgattcatcataaattttagagaatttgatgctcctaatcctttaaattcttgttttatacttaggtgagcataggaaggtgaaaagagcaagaaatgggccaaaaaacGGACAAAATAGGCTTATCTCAGTattccacacgggtaatccacacgtccgtgtgtgacacacaggcaggccacatgcctatgtgtcatggccgtgtcaacATTAAACCAAGTcgaattgcacacggcctgagcaccttcacactgGCGTGGTACACGgcttgagcaccttcacacgagcgtggcacacggtcgtgtccctgtcgagccaaagtctaattctattcagaaaaggctaattttgggctattttgggcattccaaagtctatataaacaccctagaataGGATCAAAGGGGGGACGCAGAGTAGAAGGCAGGAAATACTAAAGGACAGCCATCAAAATCAGGTCGAAAGCACGATCTACTTCAAGATTAAAGATCTACactcaatttccttagaagttctttgggtttctttatgttttgttattttcccaattttgagatgtttttcgttgttatgaactaaactccctaaatacttaagggagatgaaaccgaagacgaatcttattactatttgaattatacgataaatacttgttcttattcttaattgtgagttttaacctgataaaccataatatatacatatttttaccccatgattggcatatttatgaatgatttttccttggtttcattgaatttgatgctcctaatcttttaatttgatgttttatactcaggagagctcaGGATGGCGAAAacagcaagaaacgggccaaaaatggacaaattgggcctaaatcagtgtttcacatggcctaggcactttCACACAGGTaatctacacgcccgtgtgtgacacacgagtagaccgcatgcccgtgtgtcatgaccgtgtcgacattaatccaagtcagaattacacacggcctgagcaccttcacacgggtatggtacacggccatgtccctgttgagcccaagtctagttctactcggaaaagggcacttttgagggttttgaagcattctaaagcctatataaacaccctagaagaggattaaaggggaCACGAAGAAttgaaggcagaaaatactcaaggacagccatcggaatcacctggagacaggatctacatcaagactgaagatttccatccaatttcctagaagttctttgggtttctttatgttttgttgttttctatACCTTGAGatgtttttcattattattatgaactaaactccctaaatacttgagaaagatgaaacctaagacgaattttattactctttgatttatatgaaaaatacttgttcttattcttaattgtgagttttaattcTTGCTTAATATtacaggatattaattcaagtttttgatgtgcttattcagtagagcaaaagtctctatttaagagtagatcattcataattaagcggagttgcatgcaatcctagagataagacgacataaatatgctgaattagagtcaaatctaataaggaaatccatagatcgagttaatgcgacaataggagttttaattagaaagagatttcgattaatcaacctagagtcagttgtttttagtctcgaaagggatattaacataaataagAGATTTCTACAGAATAAGTCAAgtaaataaatcgtctaattcaaaggtaataagtgaagtctaggtggattctttcttgggtattgtcttctcaatcgatttttcaaaagtatttttcaagTTTGATCTCTGTCGTTACTTCAGTTAATTAGATAACTAGGCTTAGATAAAACATTCCctaaatttttaggctagataataaaaagatagtaattactagtgcTTTTAGTCCTCGTAGATACGATATTtctggtctcaccataactatactactgttcgatagtgtagcaccccaaacccggcccagacattatggccgaatccgacatgccacattgaaattaaaaaaacccatgttccctttttagtattttaaaagccgacttttgttaagctaaccaaGTGAATGAAAGCTGGGCACCaagtaggtatccataacagaggaggtgagccatgaaggctgcttaagtaccaaactcttcgattggatccaatcttagacatgcccacatccattgccacacttggttataacggaTTGAAACTTCTTTCAGTggttatctttgataaatcgaatattcgtgacgtcgtgttattttaaaaacaagtatcgttttgaaatcgcgccctaagtctagcccatttgaattattatccaccagaataaagttattaaaaataatataatcccagaaaatcaaagaagaaaataaaattaaaatggccttattacaacccaaaaattaaatagtaaataaagatAACTTAAGGAAACCAGTCtcttttcaaacccaaaagcgttcaccatggccactctgaatcagCTCCGGCTCCAAGACACCCACACAAggcccacctgcaaggttaaagaaggggtgagtttggaaactcagtgtgtaaggaaaacccattcaaagcccaggtcagctcaagcccatcgggcctaagcccattcagataacagtgatactgggccagatcccttttcagattacattaaact
It includes:
- the LOC107923810 gene encoding uncharacterized protein C119.09c yields the protein MASLYVNAESPVNLNRNTDWFMYPGVWTIYILILFFAWLLVQSIFGCSPGMAWTIINLSHFLITCHFFHWKKGTPFAEDQGVYNGLTWWEQIDNGKQLTPNRKFLTVVPVILYLIASHTTDYQHPMLFFNTIAVVVLVVAKFPNMHKVRIFGINSEY